In the genome of uncultured Pseudomonas sp., the window ACCCTGGGCAATGGATCCAACGACATTCTCGACCTGGTCGCACGTGCCTACCTGGCTCCAGGGCTGAATGCGGTGTTTAGTCAGTACGCCTTTGCCGTCTACCCGATTGCCACTCAGGCCGTCGGCGCGCAGGGCAAGGTGGTGCCGGCTCAGGGCTATGGTCATGACCTTGAGGCCATGCTCGCCGCCATCGATGAAAATACTCGCGTGGTGTTTATCGCCAATCCGAACAATCCGACGGGCACCTGGTTCGGCCCTGAGGCGCTAGAGCGCTTCCTGTCGCAGGTGCCAGGCAATGTACTGGTGGTGCTGGATGAAGCGTATATCGAGTATGCCGAAGGTGATGAGCTGCCCGATGGCCTTAAATACCTTTCGCGTTACGACAACCTGCTGGTCTCGCGCACCTTTTCCAAGGCCTATGGCCTGGCGGCACTGCGCGTTGGTTATGCGCTGAGCTCGGCGCAGATTGCCGATGTGCTTAACCGTGTGCGTCAGCCGTTCAATGTCAACAGCCTGGCGTTGGCGGCGGCTTGTGCGGCGCTGGATGATGCCGATTACCTAGCCAAAAGCCGTCAGCTCAATGATGCCGGCATGGCCCAGCTTGAGGCGGGGTTGAGTGCATTGGGGTTAAGCTGGATTGCGTCCAAGGGCAACTTTATTGCCGTGGATTTTGCCCGTGATACCGCTGCGATTAATCAGGCGCTGCTGCGCGCCGGGGTTATCGTGCGGCCGGTAGGCGGCTATGGCATGCCAACTTTTTTACGGGTATCGATTGGTTTGCCGGCTGAAAATGCCCGCTTCCTTGAAGTGTTGACCGGGGTGTTGAGCGCGTGAGTGATTTCAACGCGGCTGCCACTCCGTTGCCATCTGCCGCGCCTAAACTCGGGCGCCTGGTGGTTATTGGCCTGGGGCTGATTGGCGGCTCCTTTGCCAAGGGGCTGCGTGAGCGCGGCCTGTTCAGTGAAGTGGTGGGGGTCGATTTGGACCCCGAGTCCCAGCGCCTGGCCGTTGCCTTGGGCGTGGTTGATCGCTGTGAAACCGACCTGGCAACGGCCTGCCAGGGTGCAGCGGTGATTCAATTGGCGGTGCCGATCCTGGCCATGGAGAAGCTCCTAGCGGAACTGGCTAAGCTTGATCTCGGCGCAGCGGTGCTGACCGATGTCGGCAGCGCCAAGGGTAATGTGCTGCGCGCTGCGCGCCTGGCCTTTACTGATCGACAGGTGCGTTTTGTGCCGGGGCATCCAATTGCCGGTTCCGAGCAAAGTGGCGTCGAGGCGGCCAATGTCGAGCTGTTTCGCCGGCATAAAGTGATCCTGACGCCGAGCGAGCAGAGTGATGCGGCGGCGTTGGCGCTGGTCGATAACCTGTGGCGCGAGCTGGGGGCGGATGTCGAGCACATGGAGGTCGAGCATCACGATCAGGTGCTGGCCGCAACCAGCCACCTGCCGCACCTACTGGCCTTCACGCTGGTGGACTCGCTGGCCAAGCGCAGTGAGAACCTGGAGATATTTCGTTACGCTGCCGGCGGCTTTCGTGATTTCACGCGCATCGCTGGCAGTGATCCAGTCATGTGGCATGACATCTTTCTCGCCAATCGCGAGGCAGTACTGCGCACGCTGGACGTATTTCGCGACGACCTCGACGCCTTGCGCGACGCGGTTGACGCTGGGGACGGGCATCAATTGCTGGGCGTATTTACCCGCGCCCGCGTGGCCCGTGAGCATTTCGGCAAAATTCTCGCCCGTAGGGCCTATGTGGACGCTATGCACTCGAACGATCTGATTTTTCTGGCTAACCCTGGCGGCAAACTCTCTGGGCGAATTCGCGTGCCAGGTGATAAATCCATCTCGCACCGCTCGATCATGCTCGGCTCGATAGCCGAGGGTGTGACTGAGGTTGAGGGCTTCCTTGAAGGTGAGGA includes:
- the hisC gene encoding histidinol-phosphate transaminase — protein: MTDFLALAQPGVQQLSPYVPGKPVDELARELDLDPASIVKLASNENPLGPSPKALEAIRAELVELTRYPDGNGFELKSRLAARCAVQVNQVTLGNGSNDILDLVARAYLAPGLNAVFSQYAFAVYPIATQAVGAQGKVVPAQGYGHDLEAMLAAIDENTRVVFIANPNNPTGTWFGPEALERFLSQVPGNVLVVLDEAYIEYAEGDELPDGLKYLSRYDNLLVSRTFSKAYGLAALRVGYALSSAQIADVLNRVRQPFNVNSLALAAACAALDDADYLAKSRQLNDAGMAQLEAGLSALGLSWIASKGNFIAVDFARDTAAINQALLRAGVIVRPVGGYGMPTFLRVSIGLPAENARFLEVLTGVLSA